From a single Streptomyces misionensis genomic region:
- the purH gene encoding bifunctional phosphoribosylaminoimidazolecarboxamide formyltransferase/IMP cyclohydrolase produces MTAESNKRPLRRALVSVYDKTGLEELARGLHEAGVELVSTGSTASRIAAAGVPVTKVEELTGFPECLDGRVKTLHPKVHAGILADLRLDSHRAQLDELGVAPFDLVVVNLYPFRETVASGASADECVEQIDIGGPSMVRAAAKNHPSVAVVTSPERYADVLEAAKDGGFDLAARKRLAAEAFRHTAAYDVAVASWFAADYAPVDESRFPDFLGAAHDRRNTLRYGENPHQDAALYVDGTGGLAEAEQLHGKEMSYNNYTDTDAARRAAYDHAEPCVAIIKHANPCGIAIGADVAEAHRKAHACDPVSAYGGVIAVNRPVSREMAEQVADIFTEVIVAPDYEEGALEALAKKKNIRVLKAPGAPAGQVEAKQIDGGLLVQVTDRLQADGDDPANWTLASGEALSAEELKELAFAWKACRAVKSNAILLAKDGASVGVGMGQVNRVDSCKLAVERAGEERARGSFAASDAFFPFPDGPEILIEAGVRAIVQPGGSIRDEQVVEAAKKAGVTMYFTGTRHFFH; encoded by the coding sequence GTGACCGCCGAGAGCAACAAGCGGCCCCTTCGCCGGGCGCTCGTCAGCGTCTACGACAAGACCGGCCTGGAAGAGCTGGCACGCGGGCTGCACGAGGCCGGTGTCGAGCTGGTGTCGACCGGGTCCACCGCCTCCCGCATCGCCGCCGCCGGCGTCCCCGTCACCAAGGTCGAGGAGCTGACCGGCTTCCCCGAGTGCCTGGACGGCCGGGTCAAGACCCTGCACCCCAAGGTGCACGCGGGCATCCTCGCCGACCTGCGGCTGGACAGCCACCGCGCGCAGCTCGACGAGCTGGGCGTGGCGCCGTTCGACCTGGTCGTCGTGAACCTCTACCCGTTCCGCGAGACCGTCGCCTCCGGCGCCTCGGCCGACGAGTGCGTGGAGCAGATCGACATCGGCGGCCCCTCGATGGTCCGCGCCGCCGCCAAGAACCACCCCTCGGTCGCCGTGGTCACCAGCCCCGAGCGGTACGCCGACGTGCTGGAGGCCGCCAAGGACGGCGGCTTCGACCTGGCCGCCCGCAAGCGGCTGGCCGCCGAGGCCTTCCGCCACACCGCCGCCTACGACGTGGCCGTCGCCTCCTGGTTCGCCGCCGACTACGCACCGGTCGACGAGTCCCGCTTCCCGGACTTCCTCGGCGCCGCCCACGACCGCCGGAACACCCTGCGCTACGGCGAGAACCCGCACCAGGACGCCGCGCTGTACGTGGACGGCACGGGCGGGCTGGCCGAGGCGGAGCAGCTGCACGGCAAGGAGATGTCGTACAACAACTACACGGACACGGACGCCGCCCGCCGTGCCGCGTACGACCACGCCGAGCCCTGCGTCGCGATCATCAAGCACGCCAACCCCTGCGGCATCGCGATCGGCGCGGACGTCGCCGAGGCGCACCGCAAGGCGCACGCCTGCGACCCGGTCTCCGCGTACGGCGGTGTGATCGCGGTCAACCGTCCGGTGAGCCGGGAGATGGCCGAGCAGGTCGCGGACATCTTCACCGAGGTCATCGTGGCGCCGGACTACGAGGAGGGGGCCCTGGAGGCCCTCGCCAAGAAGAAGAACATCCGGGTGCTGAAGGCCCCCGGCGCGCCCGCGGGCCAGGTCGAGGCCAAGCAGATCGACGGCGGCCTGCTGGTCCAGGTCACCGACCGGCTCCAGGCCGACGGCGACGACCCCGCCAACTGGACGCTGGCCAGCGGCGAGGCGCTGTCCGCCGAGGAGTTGAAGGAGCTGGCGTTCGCCTGGAAGGCATGCCGCGCCGTGAAGTCCAACGCGATCCTGCTCGCCAAGGACGGCGCCTCGGTCGGCGTCGGCATGGGCCAGGTCAACCGCGTCGACTCCTGCAAGCTGGCGGTCGAGCGGGCCGGTGAAGAGCGCGCCCGCGGCTCCTTCGCCGCCTCCGACGCCTTCTTCCCCTTCCCCGACGGCCCGGAGATCCTGATCGAGGCCGGCGTCCGCGCGATCGTCCAGCCCGGCGGTTCCATCCGCGACGAGCAGGTCGTGGAGGCCGCCAAGAAGGCGGGCGTGACCATGTACTTCACGGGCACGCGCCACTTCTTCCACTGA
- a CDS encoding bifunctional methylenetetrahydrofolate dehydrogenase/methenyltetrahydrofolate cyclohydrolase translates to MTAQILDGKATAAAIKSDLTARVAALREKGVTPGLGTVLVGDDPGSRKYVAGKHRDCAQVGLASIQRELPATATQEEIEAVVRELNEDPSCTGYIVQLPLPKGIDENRILELMDPAKDADGLHPMNLGRLVLNEPAPLPCTPNGILTLLRRHGVEIKGAEVVVVGRGVTIGRPMPLLLTRRSENATVTQCHTGTRDLSAHLKRADIVIAAAGSPHLIRAEDVKPGAAVLDVGVSRNAEGKIVGDVHPDVAEVAGWISPNPGGVGPMTRAQLLVNVVEAAERSAG, encoded by the coding sequence ATGACCGCCCAGATTCTCGATGGCAAGGCCACCGCAGCCGCGATCAAGTCCGATCTGACCGCCCGCGTGGCGGCGCTGAGGGAGAAGGGAGTCACGCCCGGACTCGGCACCGTCCTGGTCGGGGACGACCCCGGCAGCCGCAAGTACGTCGCGGGCAAGCACCGCGACTGCGCCCAGGTGGGCCTCGCCTCCATCCAGCGGGAGCTGCCGGCCACGGCCACCCAGGAGGAGATCGAGGCGGTCGTCCGCGAGCTGAACGAGGACCCGTCCTGCACCGGCTACATCGTCCAGCTGCCGCTGCCCAAGGGCATCGACGAGAACCGCATCCTGGAGCTGATGGACCCGGCCAAGGACGCGGACGGCCTGCACCCGATGAACTTGGGCCGCCTGGTGCTCAACGAGCCCGCCCCGCTGCCCTGCACCCCCAACGGCATCCTGACCCTGCTGCGCCGCCACGGCGTGGAGATCAAGGGCGCGGAGGTCGTGGTCGTCGGCCGGGGCGTCACCATCGGGCGTCCGATGCCGCTGCTGCTCACCCGCCGCAGTGAGAACGCCACCGTGACCCAGTGCCACACCGGCACCCGTGACCTGTCCGCCCACCTCAAGCGGGCCGACATCGTCATCGCGGCGGCCGGCTCCCCGCACCTGATCCGCGCCGAGGACGTCAAGCCGGGCGCGGCCGTCCTCGACGTCGGCGTCTCCCGCAACGCCGAGGGCAAGATCGTCGGCGACGTCCACCCGGACGTGGCCGAGGTGGCGGGCTGGATCTCCCCGAACCCCGGTGGTGTCGGTCCGATGACCCGGGCCCAGCTGCTGGTCAACGTGGTCGAGGCGGCGGAGCGCAGTGCCGGCTGA
- a CDS encoding DUF3017 domain-containing protein, protein MNDDSVERASADGDGVPEETVRDAISAPDAQGRPRRVTRRFPLFTRDTARPEGGGRAASGAAPAPARQWPLLVVLGTVALGLLVTALDAFRVGILLIGVGLLAGAVLRWMLPGVGMLAVRSRFTDISTYGVLGLVIVLLALMAQPHPWLEIPFLKDTLHSTVTR, encoded by the coding sequence GTGAACGACGACAGCGTGGAGCGCGCGAGCGCGGACGGCGACGGCGTGCCGGAGGAGACGGTCCGCGACGCGATCAGCGCCCCCGACGCACAGGGGCGCCCGCGCCGGGTCACCCGCCGTTTCCCGCTGTTCACCAGGGACACCGCACGGCCCGAGGGCGGTGGCCGGGCCGCCTCCGGTGCCGCCCCGGCGCCCGCGCGGCAGTGGCCGCTGCTGGTGGTGCTGGGCACGGTCGCGCTCGGCCTGCTGGTGACCGCGCTCGACGCGTTCCGCGTCGGCATCCTGCTGATCGGCGTGGGGCTGCTGGCCGGCGCGGTGCTGCGCTGGATGCTGCCCGGGGTCGGCATGCTCGCCGTCCGCTCCCGGTTCACCGACATCAGCACCTACGGCGTCCTCGGCCTGGTGATCGTCCTGCTGGCCCTGATGGCCCAGCCGCACCCCTGGCTGGAGATCCCGTTCCTGAAGGACACGCTGCACTCCACGGTGACCAGGTAA